The sequence CGCAAGCTTAGCTAGtactgctctctctctctctctgtactGTTTCCGTGCAGCAGCAGAGAGTTTACTAGCATTGCCATGGCGGTCACCGGAGTTTCCATTTTTCCCGCCAGTTTATCGCCGGTTATCCGCCGGGATTTTACGCCACTGGTCGGGAAGTTTAGCAagtcaaaaaattcaatttcttttcgGCGACTCGCTGTTTCCACCGAGCAAACGCCAACGACGACAGCTACTCCGACTCCGACGACGCGTCGTTTATCGGAGAAAAGTGAGGAATTAGGAGAGGCAGAAGTAGCGGCAAGTGTTGATGAGGTGAAGCAGAATGGGAGAGTGTGGAGGGAATACTTTGAGCGATCAAAGGAGTTGATAAGCAGATCGGATGGTGGTCCGCCGCGGTGGTTCACGCCCTTGGAGTGTGGTCCTCCGTTGAAGAACTCTCCTCTGCTTCTCTTTTTGCCAGGTCATCTCTCACCAATCACTCTTTCCATATTTGCTAATGAATTATGATAttgattacttttttactcaaAACTGAACATTTCCATTTTCCCTATTTTGtcgtaaaattttattatttttgtctcaacaaataaatttttttggagcttttgtattaactttttttttttttttttgtgtgtaaataattgatttttattaatttttagtaaataaataaataaaaatttcaacaaaaacttaATTGCACACGTTAACGTTATTACTTATTACAGGACCAAGGAactcatttataaaaaaattaatttaatgatgTGATATTGAATATTcgttttttgttaatattatttaCATGATTTCCCTTTTCGTAGATTTTCTGTCCATGCTTTTGGTTTATGACCTTTTGGTAATCACCAAGCaacaatttgatgaaaaatatttaaaaactctAGTAGTGCCACCATTGGTTTACTGTGGAACagtattactttttctttctcaagaaaacattttccaagattcattttttgttcataaCAAACTTTTGCACGGTTGGGACTGTAAAGGTGTGTCCAGTGACAATTGGGTTACTCACATGGAGGTGAATCTCAAGTGTGAGGTCCACTTCATATAAGAGAGTGCATACATGTAATATCACCCTTTTTTCTTAATATGTCTTTACTGTCACTTCCCATACAGTTTTTTAATGCACTTTTACTTTCATGAGTGTACAATTATGCACTCTCTCATttacgagaaaaaaaaaaaaaaaatcattaagtaTAATACCGCCTCCTCATATATGACATTTAGCATTTCGGATACAAATCCTCTAAAAAGCAAAACATAAGAGGAATTGTGAAAATTTCAGCGATATACTTGACGTCGATATACCAAtgataaaaagttttttttttttttttttttcgtttgtgGTTTAGGATAAACGaaagtatattttttcaatatgtttatttttatattttatataaatttgggTTAAAGTTGGATGTAGTAATATGTAGTTTATACTTTGTAGTCTTTTATATTTGGTAGtttcaaatataattaaaattccttatttattttttaaaatattaaattaaaacaaagggcaagacaaatatatatatatacaaattgcattatttaaataaatttatataaaatccAATTCAGCTATATaacttttgatttatttatttcactGTTATAAGTTTTACCTTTATTCAATTTAGTTATTTTGTCTAAATTCGTGCCAGTAGTTTTTCTAAAGCTGACATCGTTttggaaattcaaaaaatactaaaactatGTTCTTTTGGAACACTTAATGGCATTGGCAGCCTCTCAAGTGGAAATGGAAGGACtattgaaaatgaataaaaattataaaactgaAGTGAATAAATCAAAAGTTACATTATTGAATtcaattttagataaaattaaaagatgcaatttgtaatttaccacaaaaaaaaaaaaaaaaaaacaaaaaaaacaaaaaaacaaaacaaaacaaaacaaggtgTGCGTGAACATGTTTATTGGGATGGAGATTGTCACTTGTGGAGAAGACCTTGCAAAAAAACCTGTCCAATTGCTCTCTTTCTGATTAGATTTTCAGTTACAAACCATTAGAATACtttggaataaaattttatcatatgtGTGTGATTCTGATGGGCTAAAAGTTTTtgtaataattcattttttgaattcaaTAAATTTCTAATGGTTGAATGAGAgatttacaccaaaaactgattagtatCTTAACctaatgataaaaagaaaatcagaaTTGCTATAGGTTGAAAATtctcaagaagaaaaaaaatataatttcaacctatggcgttaACCTAAATATGATGGACCAATGCATATATGACTGATGTGTGCGATGAATAATTGACTAGATTGCCGTAGTAAGGTTGGACGTTTATGCTACTATTATATACGGTAGGAACATAGTATATAAAACAATTAGTCAttcatcaaattttaaatttttgtttggctcCCAAggataaattatttatttatgtgaaACAAATCGTTATAAACTCCATTCAAAAATCATAGTCTGATAAATTTTTGACTCCGTCATTATGCACGGTCCAATTTGAGGTTCATTAATGTCATAAGTCATGAtcctcttttaattttttaattttttttttgagagaaatgaTCCTCTTAAGTCTTAACATAGTGGGcgtgaatatatatatactacgattaaattcttataatttattttgtaccGCAATTCTTTAGCCAAATGCCCATTTTATTTAGAAtctgttgtttaaaaatttaaattggtAAACCTTCCCTGCTCTTTTAAAATACCAATTAACACTTTGTTTTGATCGCATTTTCTTTTGGTATCACAAAAGAGAAATGCAATGGATATTTATGATTTTTACTACATGAACTTAAAAATTGATGTGACACTAATCACCCAAATACatttcaaacatttatttattaaatggtTGAAGTTCAAGAATCACATATATTGTGACatcacttataatttgttgtgaaattattgtataatgtatatgtgaaaaaaaaaaaactagtatttAATCTATTGGACTTATTTTCTGTTAACTTGCATTTTGTGATAGAACATGTCATCCTTAAACATAAGAAAACTAACtccaaaagagttttttttccctttttttcattattatatttCTCTTATATTACACCATGTATGTCAAGGacatataaaaatgatatctatgattttattgaaaattaattgttttttatacattttatgATGAGTAACGCtgtgttcacaatatttttacaataatttcacaagaaaTTATAAGTGGCAAATTGTTACCAATTCTATTCTAGGCCtaccattgaaattattttggaTAAACTACGTATTTGATCCCTATTCTTtacattatatttcaatttgttctttaacatttcaattgtgtcaatttagtttaTAATCTTTCAATGCTGTGTCAATTTAAGTCCCGAAAATTGCTGACATGGCTaacggccaaaataaaaaattagtttccaaAGATTTggcaataaactaattttttattttaattgtttgctACGTCAGCAATTTTCATCCAACAATAACGGTAGAGagtagagactaaattgacacaatactAAAAGGTTAGGGACTAAGCTTATTGTATTTTCTGTTAAagattttaaactttaaagctTTTTAGCAGCTCCTTAAAACAGTGCCAGGCTCACTTTCGTATgcatctcaaattgattattaaGCTTTGTATCCATATCAAGTTTATTGttactattattgttattattattattattactaacTTCTTCTGTATACTATTTTTACTTTGGAACTTTACAGGCATTCTTAGCGTCGGGCTTGGACTCATTAAGAATCATTGTAGAATTGGAAAGTAAGTATTCACCCCGATTAGAATTCTATGAACAATGAGTaccatcattttttctttgagttATCAAATAGAAGTAATGGAGAATTTGCAAGCTACTTGTCATACACAAAATTCTCCACTTGCCATCAAGAGAGAAATATAAAGAcatagaagaaagaaagaaagaatggcTACCGgctaataatttataattatatgacACTGCctaatttatgagttttttcCCCTTTGGATGTAGGATTTTTGAGACATGGTGCTTGCACATTCCTGTCACGGATCGAACACCATTTAcaggtcctctctctctctctctctctttactaCCTTTTGTTACTGCATGAAATATACTTGAGAGTCTGTGTATCATTGGTGATAAATAGTGTAGCATTAACTGTCACATCAACTGTTGCTCTGGTCTGAGGTTTAAGGTACTCATATTGAGATCAAAACATAGTGCCTGAGCTGTCCTATGGGAATTCTAATGGCGTATCATGAAGAGATCAGTTGAGAATGAAACCAACCTTTCTGTCTCATTTgacattttatgaaaataaaaatctaaaaaatagaacataaaAGTAATCActgtttatctttcttttcttattttgaatCTAATTACCGTAAATTTTCATGGTTTAGACCTGGTGAAGCAGGTGGAAAAAACTATTCGATCAGAGAACGACCGTTCACCCAACAGACCTATATATCTTGTTGGAGAATCTTTTGGAGGATGCCTTGCTCTGGCTGTAGCAGCTTCTAATCCTGATATTGATCTTGTGCTAATTTTGGCTAACCCAAGTAAGAATTTTGTCTCTTTGAAAAAACCATTGCTTTCAGCTTTATCTTTTTCCCCCATAAAATGAGCAACTCAGGTAGAATAAAGAGTTATGACTATAGAGaggtcttttaaaaaaaatgctcttAGTCACTTCAACACTCAAGAATATTAGCTTCATAGTAGATGACAttcacttgattttttttttttttttttttttccgttttCTTACTTTTTATATTGCCTAATTAATGTTCTTTTCACAGCTACATCTATTAGCCGATCTCAACTACAACCGTTAATGACATTATTGGAATTCATTCCCAACCAACTCCCTTTTAGCCCTCCTAACATGTTGAGTCTGATGACAGGTTTGCTTTTCCtgtttcctccttttttttcctagttGTTTGAAATACATATTCATTTCCATTTGGAGCTAACATAGCCTACAAACCTGTTCATATTCATTGAATGGTATTGTATTTACATGTGATACGTAAATTTTATGTCAGGAAAATGAATTTAACATGACATGGTGATATTACATATAAGATTCACCACTAAATAAgggtttacattttttttttctttacaaatcaaataaaaagaaataattataGACTCAGGTTATTGGGTTTGGGAGACTGGGAGCAACATCCAAATCTGCAAGCCATGTGTGTTTGTGGCTCGATTTCCACCAATGTGGAGATTTGTGAACAATGGCTCGATTCTCAGCGCTTGGGTGCAGCCTGTAGGTGGAATAAAGCCCGTTTTCAGTTGGATATGCAGTAAGCCATGTGATGGAAAATAATTCCTACCCTTCTTGGGTGTAGGAACTTGTGTGGCCAATTGAAAGGCTCTCATCTTAAAAGATTTCTTCTCCCTTTGGGATTAGAAACTTGTGTGATCAAAAGTGTTGTGGAAAAGAGCCTCCCAAATCTCTCCAACACAATattgattgtgaaaatttattatGGATTTGAGAAAGATCTTAATTGGAATgaataaaatgttgaaaaaaacacaaccacacACATGAGAGAACACCAAGGATTTACATGGTTCAGCATTGGGCCTATATTCACAGGTAGCAATGAGGAGAAAATTTTACTAGCAAATATGGATATTACAAAGGTAGTATAGAGGTACTCtctcaaaacccaaaccccaaatACACCCAATGAGCTCATTTTCACAAATAACAAAGAATAGAGAAGTTTCTTTTCACTACCCTATTTGCTGCACTGCACAACCTCTCCAAACAATTAAGGGGTTCTCATATAGCTAACTAGTCTTCGGCATGTGGCATCCTGAAATCACTTGAACACAACTAATTAATTGTTTTCGAATATGAAGAGAACACAAAGCTGTAGCTAACTGACATAATAAGTATTCTATTCGAGCCATGTCACAAGTCTCCATCTTGGCTTAAATTTGATCATGCCTCAGAAATGAAAACTCTCTGTTGCCTCcatcaaaacccctaaaactgTTGAAAGTCTATAAAAATAGCTAGATGAAGACTGCTGATAACTTGATTATGTTGAAGGCTTTCAAATCATACATGGAATTTCATTTTGTAGTGATCAACAGCTTGTAGTGAAACATTTTTAGTTACCCTCGTACAACTGTGACCATTGGGAAATGGttataatttgttgaatttgctGATTGATCTTAGGTGATTGACCACGTGATGCCAAGATAAAAGAGGCATAATGTGATTCTGTAATATAGGTTTCAGTTTGTTGCATTTCTATTTTCAAATGAACGTATTGAAACCGAAATAAGAAATCCAAATTCTTTTATTTGCGATatattttaggtctcttttattttctccaGTCCTTTTTCCCTCGGTGGACAAACTGATAACAGATTTCTAGGTTGTCAACATCTAACCCCAAATCATTTATCCACGTCCCCATTCCTATGTAAATAGAGATGTTTGCCTGCTTTTTGTTCCCATATCACTTAACTGAATGAAGGTGTAGAGGGCCGGCTGACAAAACTGTCAGAATTCTAGGActgaacttcttttcttttaaaattggAGAGCATGTAACATATGGTTCATCAGTCTGTTgcatttctatttttaaatgaatgtaTTGAAACTGAAATAAGAAATCCAAATTCTTTTCTAATTGAAACTGCTATTCAGGAACTGATTTAGTGTATCTCTTTTCCATATCCAAAGCATGGTGAAAATTATTAATGCTGATAAATGTAGAATTTGCAAATTAAGGACTCATACCCACATAcatccataaataaataaatgtgtattatatatgtagtatatatatattatacataaaTCTCCATCATCAGTAATTGTACATCCATTTAGGTCAACCTTTGAGGACGGCAATAGAGAGTGTGGTGAAGGGACTTCCTCTGCAACAAACAGTTGGAGAGCTATCACAGGATCTTGATGCAATTTCATCTTACCTTTCTGTAAGGTTCAACTTTAGAACATTCATAGACTAGCATTATATTAAAGTTTGAATGTTATTTAACTATTGTCTAGAAGAGATTGAAACTCCTATGAGACTAAATATATTTCATCATTGAATATATCAAGGACTGTTAAAAGAATATATTGTGATACTCTTCATTTACATGCCTAGATTAGATGCCCTCATCTGGGTCATCTGAAATTGTAATTGCTTTGGCTAAGTTTAATATCACTTGCAATTCTATGTGACTTAAAAATATTGACTACTGACTTCTGTTGGGAGTTCACACAGAGATAGCTGGCATGTCTCCTTTATATTTCTCCTCCACTGTCAATTTTGATGAATGAATTCACAGGTTCTGGCTGGTATCTTACCCAGAGAAACACTTCGCTGGAAGCTGCAGATGCTTAAATCAGGTTCAGCAGTCTCCAATTCACGCCTGCATGCTGTAAAAGCTCAAACACTGATACTTTCCAGGTTCTTATTCTCTTCTATAAGAAAACCAGTCCAATCCTTATTTGGAAACCAAATCTCctgttatttgtttttatttttttattaattgatccaaacatgcccccccccccccccccccccccaaaaaaaaaaaaaaaaaacctacttcAATAACAAACAATATGTTTAGCAAAGAAaggtttctctttctttgttgcCTGTGGTTAAGCTGTGGTATTGACAGTGATTCCCCAACATCACAGAACAGAATGTGAAATATGATGAGATAGAATGCAACGAAGCCGACACTCCTCAACACTGAAAGAAAAAAGTCCCATCTGACTGAGTCAAAAACTTTCTTCAACATTTAGTTATGTCAATTTAGAAAATTCACTCAAATAGTGTAATAGTAGTAACTGGTCTTCTTGTAGTCATTTCTTTATAGAATTAAGTGAAGCTTGTCAAAACAAGTTTTCTTTAGCTGATAGGTGCCCCAGACATTCGGAGGTCATATATCTTGTATAAATGGCATATGCATCTTCTAAATATAGGCTATAAGTTTCCACAAACTCTTTTCCAGTGGAATAAGCAGTTTTTGTTGTTCAACTTGTTATTCTTCCTCTTCTATTATAAAGGCATTGTTGTGCAATGTATACTTGTTGTGCTTTTCTTGTTTTGGTCTTGTGGTACATTCAAGGATAATTGGGTGGAGTTCATTGTGTGTTGTTTTAGTGGGAGGGATCAGTTGCTACCTAGTCAAGAAGAAGGTGAAAGACTATGTCATGTGCTTCCAAAATGTGAGATTCGTAAGTTCAATAACAGTGGTCATTTCCTCTTGTTGGTaggattctctctctctctctctcccctgtGTGTGTGCGTGCGTAAGTCCGTGCGTAAATTTGTCTTCATTTGTGTGTGGTTTTTCTTGCTTGTAAGAGTTCAATGGAAAAAAGTAATTGAGTAATTACTAATGGTTTCTTAATTTTCCATTACTTGTCTGAAGTTGTCAGGCAGAATTCAGACTTTGGGTGGGTGGGGGGGACAATTGAACGAATAGCTTATAGtgtataaaatagaatttataaCTTGCCTCATTATTTTGGCGTAGTTGATTACTTGGAAACACACACAAAAGTTATGAATTCTGAGTAAGTCTAGAATTCTCTCCTTACAATACGAAATAATAAGGTTTCTATTATGCTAACAGAAgatgagaaaaaagagagggcGGGGGTATTCATATCTGAAAATGTATATTTGATGTATGTTTTATGCCTGATTATCATGTATTAGCATTTGTGTGAACAAGACATAAAACTACTGTTTTTAAACAGATGCTTTAACCTTATATTATGTGCAAAATTACTGAActtttcatataaataaatacattatatagttctcaaattatattattttgagttttagatatATCACATGAATCTtggattatttttatgataCATTTTGAAGTTCTGCCCATGTTTGGCAGGAAGATGGTATTGATTTGGTAACTATCATCAGGGGTGCTAGCTTCTATCGCCGTGGAAAATTCCTCGACTATGTTTCAGACTACATGCTACCAACTCCTACTGAGTTCAAAAAAATAGCGGAAGACAACAAGTAAGTCATATTTTCTACCATATACTTTCTGAGATAACACGTTAAAATTCTTGGTACTTGACCAGTCCATCCATAGCTTATATATGGGTATGGGGTGTGTCAGTATATGGTCACCACACCCATGTCGGACGCTTGGGGAACGCAGCGTGTGGCCTGGATGCGGCTGCACGCACGTCCccaacgattttttttttttttttaccgctgGCAGTTTCTGTCCTTCTCTCcttatcttttctctcttcagCAATTGCTGGTGCCCATGTGTATAAACCATACGTGTATGCTTAATAAACCATATAAGTATgttcataaatattttatataaaaaaatattaaaagtaaaaagtttTATCATATAAAGAGTATTGTTATGAGCACAATATTTTTGCAACAATTTTGATTtcttgattgaaaaaaaaaatgttgatttcttttctttttttgataattaaaaaaatatgttgattgcttttttatttttttgataagttttacttttgattgaaaaaaaattggttgattTATCATGTAATGGTTATGTATTTACTTTATCATCTACTATTactcttaaattgatatatatttaccatcatatgaaaacaaaaatacttagcaatatatagaaaatataaataaaaatatatttaataattaattaataaatgtatCCCGTCACACCTGTGTCCACACCGCACCTGCACCCGTGCAGGTGCTTCGGTTCGTGTCAGGCAGTCAACCAGAGAAAACGGTTTGTATTATCTTGTCTGCTAAGAACATTGAAACTTATCATAGAACAATATGCATatgaaactaaataaaaagGTGGCTAACagaataaatataaatagatatGATTGCTTTAAACTTTCACTTCATCTGTGCGATTAGATTGGAGAATGCCTTTGAAATTGGACTATATATCTTAATGCATAAAGTTCAGAATGCTTACACCAAACCTGACAAACCTCTAGTGTTTTCTTTAGTTTAAGCAAATGCTTCAGGTATGTTTGGTTGAGATGATTTTAGggaagatggaaaaaaaatagtagaaaatatgagaaaaaatgaGTGGGAAGGGtgtttggttgagagagagggagagagaaaaatggtaAAGACCGGTTGTTTTCTTTGCAGTCCCACTAAAACTCAATTGTCCAAATGAGAAAATAAGAGTGAAAGTGGGGCTaaaaattttggactaaaatgCCCATGTCTCCAACGTGACAacgtttctttcttttttttatttttttcctcccagttatttctttttttttttttttttttttttgtccctgcCAACGTTGACAACCTTTatgttgtttttaaattttttttatgccttatttgcttcttttttttttcaccagttttggttttttaggcctttttcttttttttctccataagtttttttttcttggttttttagaaaataattttgagtTCTTAAATTTCTtgtgttctttaaaaaaaaaaatgaattgcttattcatatatatatatatatatatataaagtgctattttttttgttttatctaaTAGGGACATgggagtaaatttatacaaactatattttttattctcccattttttttctcaaccaaataaaaaaaaaaattatccttccacttttctactgccaaccaaacacaaatgagagaaattaaaatcttttgggtaaactacatatttagtCCTTATCCTATgcactatatttcaatttgatctctgacatttcaattgtgtcaatttggtccctaccatTTTAGTATCGGGTCAATTTAGTTCCTACCGttatcttttggatgaaaatttatGACGTGTCTAATAGTCGAAACAAAAAATTAGCTTACGTTGATGAGacaataaacttaaattttattttgatcgtTTGTCATGTCAacaattttcatctaaaatataacattagggactaaattgacacaatattgaaaggttagggattaaattgacacaatattgaaaggttagggattaaattgacacaattgaaaggttagggatcaaattgaaatatggtgtaaaggtTAGggataaaatatgtaatttacccaaatattttctatctttccacttttttttcctctcaaccaaacaatcCGTTATTCCCTGTTTGTAATAGGAGTGCTAGTTggtattttgtttgttctctGGTTTCAGCGCTGTAAAGTCTGTGAGCATGTAGACTCTGTCTCGTTTGTTATATGAATCTACcgaactatcaaaaaaaaaaaaaaaaaactgacaaacctgagacatctttttttttattatagagtTTTCTGATTGATTGGGTGTGGTAAAACACAATTTAGACATTACTGTCTCACACTCTTGACGTTCACAGATGGATTGGTGCTTTTACTAGCCCTGTTATGCTCTCAACTTTAGAGGATGGGAAGATTGTGAGGGGCCTTGCTGGAATACCTTCAGAGGGTCCAGTCTTGCTAGTAGGCTATCACATGTTACTGGGATTTGAATTGGTTCCCTTGATAGCCAATATATTTCGGGAAAGAAATATCCTAGTGAGGGGGATAGCACATCCAATGTTGTTTATGAAAAAAGGCAATATACAGGAAATGTTTCTTGATGTGTCACAATATGACATGTACAGAATTATGGGGGCAGTTCCTGTCTCAGCTTCTAACTTATTCAAGCTTCTGTCTTCAAAGTCCCATGTCCTGCTGTATCCAGGAGGCGTGCGTGAGGCTTCTCATCGGAAGGTAACACTTTACCTTGatttacttttattatatacacaaGAAGGTTAAATCatgtttttttcttccctttctagtttacttcttttttggtgAATAAAAGTTCAGTATCATGGCTTCACAAGTAATAAGAATTTTCCTCTTTCCATTGGCTGCAATTCTGTTTGGTTGGGTTGGGAAGCGGTTACCTTTGCTCAACCCCTGCGATGACACCTTGGCCCACAGCACAACCTAGCCTCACCATGTCCATGGTCAACTCTGCTTAGGTCTGCTTGAGTTGGAAGTTGGAACCAGTTGAGTCAGGTGGTTTCAAGTTGACCAAAGCAATATGTCACaacccaaatccatggaacatgaatttagatgcatTACTAACTTGCTGATCTTGCATATTTCgataaacataattaatttcaaaattaaataaaactctaaataaataatactgtTAATAAACTTCTTACGATCTCTAAACATCCACAATTGGAAATAATCTCCAAATATTATAAAGACTAAAGcgaaataaagataaataaggTTCCAATCATTCCAAGCTCTACATTGCACTATACGAAGCGATCCAAAGGTACTATTTCCCAACTaaactttaatttgaaaattgtaattgatggggtgagccaTATATCTAGTAAGCAATTATACATAATTCACAATAAATGAACTGAATAGAGTTAAGCAAAGCACGAGTATTTTGATTTCACAAATCAACTCAATGATGTCAAACATAGTttccaaaacatataatgaaCCACTTAACACATATGTAATTGAATACCAAAATCATTGGAAAACACATACAAATAATTTATCAGACCACGGTGTCACATACACATATCatatattctcacatacaatcttgtgagcggataccaacatctaacccTTGCTGGTGAGGGTTCAACACTTATTCTCACATATAACTCTCTAAACGTGCTTACACATATATCtgatcaattttaaaaacatttaatgagtcacatatcacaaaagcaaaatttatacaaaagtAGAATAATTTACTTATTAGTAACAATCATTCCAAATATTGAGGCATATTGAAGATCACAATATCAAATTGAACATAAATAAGAGGATGCTTGACTCTTTTAGGGAATAAATAGGAACTGaggagtttatataaatattttacaattcttaagtaaatctaaaaaactcaatttgtgaaaagaaacattttaaatgCCATTTGGAAAGTCGGAATACTAATTTGAAATCAAATGGTTTTAAACTAAaacaagaacctttttagaaaacttatGTTAAAACTCAattcttttctaaaaataatttagtttagAAACCATCTTTCAAACAAGATGCAGACATTCAAAACGTTATTTAAAAGTCAATTTTTCtctaaaacattatttaaaagtcgaaatttctctttcaataatgTAAAAATGCTATTG is a genomic window of Quercus lobata isolate SW786 chromosome 2, ValleyOak3.0 Primary Assembly, whole genome shotgun sequence containing:
- the LOC115976388 gene encoding acyltransferase-like protein At3g26840, chloroplastic isoform X3, which codes for MAVTGVSIFPASLSPVIRRDFTPLVGKFSKSKNSISFRRLAVSTEQTPTTTATPTPTTRRLSEKSEELGEAEVAASVDEVKQNGRVWREYFERSKELISRSDGGPPRWFTPLECGPPLKNSPLLLFLPGILSVGLGLIKNHCRIGKIFETWCLHIPVTDRTPFTDLVKQVEKTIRSENDRSPNRPIYLVGESFGGCLALAVAASNPDIDLVLILANPTTSISRSQLQPLMTLLEFIPNQLPFSPPNMLSLMTGQPLRTAIESVVKGLPLQQTVGELSQDLDAISSYLSVLAGILPRETLRWKLQMLKSGSAVSNSRLHAVKAQTLILSSGRDQLLPSQEEGERLCHVLPKCEIRKFNNSGHFLLLEDGIDLVTIIRGASFYRRGKFLDYVSDYMLPTPTEFKKIAEDNKWIGAFTSPVMLSTLEDGKIVRGLAGIPSEGPVLLVGYHMLLGFELVPLIANIFRERNILVRGIAHPMLFMKKGNIQEMFLDVSQYDMYRIMGAVPVSASNLFKLLSSKSHVLLYPGGVREASHRKGEEYKLMWPEQSEFVRMAARFGAKIIPFGAVGEDDISELVFDYDDQMKIPYLKDQIEKLTNAAVNLRTDATGEVANQDLHLPGILPKFPGRFYYYFGKPIETEGLKQELKDRDKAHELYLQVKSEVGRCLAYLKEKRENDPYRNLLSRLIYQATHSFTSEIPTFKL
- the LOC115976388 gene encoding acyltransferase-like protein At3g26840, chloroplastic isoform X4; translation: MAVTGVSIFPASLSPVIRRDFTPLVGKFSKSKNSISFRRLAVSTEQTPTTTATPTPTTRRLSEKSEELGEAEVAASVDEVKQNGRVWREYFERSKELISRSDGGPPRWFTPLECGPPLKNSPLLLFLPGILSVGLGLIKNHCRIGKIFETWCLHIPVTDRTPFTDLVKQVEKTIRSENDRSPNRPIYLVGESFGGCLALAVAASNPDIDLVLILANPTTSISRSQLQPLMTLLEFIPNQLPFSPPNMLSLMTGQPLRTAIESVVKGLPLQQTVGELSQDLDAISSYLSVLAGILPRETLRWKLQMLKSGSAVSNSRLHAVKAQTLILSSGRDQLLPSQEEGERLCHVLPKCEIRKFNNSGHFLLLEDGIDLVTIIRGASFYRRGKFLDYVSDYMLPTPTEFKKIAEDNKWIGAFTSPVMLSTLEDGKIVRGLAGIPSEGPVLLVGYHMLLGFELVPLIANIFRERNILVRGIAHPMLFMKKGNIQEMFLDVSQYDMYRIMGAVPVSASNLFKLLSSKSHVLLYPGGVREASHRKGEEYKLMWPEQSEFVRMAARFGAKIIPFGAVGEDDISEIPYLKDQIEKLTNAAVNLRTDATGEVANQDLHLPGILPKFPGRFYYYFGKPIETEGLKQELKDRDKAHELYLQVKSEVGRCLAYLKEKRENDPYRNLLSRLIYQATHSFTSEIPTFKL